A genomic window from Desulfobacterales bacterium includes:
- the sfsA gene encoding DNA/RNA nuclease SfsA, which produces MNKTSKTAPAGEIFWPRLIPATLIRRYKRFLADVRLKDGSEITAHCPNSGRMLACCEPERPVYLSCHDNPKRKLKYTWELIEMPASLVGVNTLVPNRLVFQSILTGKIDALGGYPEVSREVNIGNGSRLDLLLKKGNGEACYVEVKNCTLVEEGIARFPDAITSRGRKHLRELRKLKAAGARCVMFFLVQRMDAALFKPADRIDPDYGRELRKAVDKGVEILVYDVKIDLKRIVLNKQIPFQL; this is translated from the coding sequence ATGAATAAAACTTCTAAAACAGCCCCTGCCGGAGAAATTTTCTGGCCCAGGCTGATTCCGGCCACCCTTATCCGGCGCTACAAACGTTTTCTGGCGGATGTCCGCCTTAAAGATGGGTCCGAAATAACGGCACACTGCCCCAATTCCGGCAGGATGCTGGCCTGCTGCGAACCGGAGAGACCGGTTTATCTGTCCTGCCACGACAATCCCAAACGCAAATTAAAATACACCTGGGAACTCATCGAGATGCCCGCCTCGCTGGTGGGAGTGAACACGCTGGTGCCCAACCGGCTGGTGTTTCAGTCCATTCTGACAGGGAAGATCGATGCCCTTGGCGGGTACCCGGAGGTCTCGCGCGAGGTTAATATCGGAAACGGTTCCCGGCTGGATCTCCTGCTGAAGAAAGGTAATGGGGAGGCGTGCTATGTGGAAGTGAAAAACTGCACCCTCGTTGAAGAAGGCATCGCCCGCTTCCCTGACGCGATCACCTCAAGGGGGCGGAAACATTTACGGGAGTTGCGGAAATTAAAGGCCGCCGGCGCACGCTGTGTCATGTTCTTTTTAGTTCAACGAATGGACGCCGCTCTTTTCAAACCGGCGGACCGGATCGATCCGGACTACGGCCGGGAACTTCGAAAGGCCGTCGATAAAGGGGTGGAAATTCTGGTCTACGACGTAAAAATTGATTTAAAGCGGATCGTTTTGAATAAACAGATACCCTTTCAATTATAG